Proteins found in one Haloferax litoreum genomic segment:
- the lwrS gene encoding LWR-salt protein, which yields MPLRYVFRVRFRLDTAPGVGTDPREFETVVRVTPPEPGESGWMLFRDALWRGEVNDPVYACQLAESWLDVPVVSCEFAELRTDEEDLTALREAIAAELDEFNAESVRDVLHKYFGSAIHVESADRED from the coding sequence ATGCCGCTCAGATACGTCTTCCGGGTGCGCTTTCGACTGGATACGGCCCCCGGCGTCGGAACCGACCCCCGAGAGTTCGAGACAGTCGTCCGCGTCACCCCACCAGAACCCGGTGAATCCGGGTGGATGCTGTTCCGTGATGCACTCTGGCGCGGCGAGGTGAACGACCCAGTCTACGCCTGCCAACTCGCGGAGTCGTGGCTAGACGTTCCGGTCGTCTCCTGTGAGTTCGCCGAACTCCGAACCGACGAGGAGGACTTGACGGCCCTTCGGGAGGCTATCGCCGCCGAGTTAGACGAGTTCAACGCCGAATCGGTCCGCGATGTGCTTCACAAGTACTTCGGGAGCGCGATTCACGTGGAATCGGCGGACAGGGAGGACTGA
- a CDS encoding HAD family hydrolase: MVADNYDFWLFDLDGTLVDAEWSYTRDVFDRVGDRLGREFTDREAETIWHGLGGARDPTLREWGVDPQDFWPAFHREEDPSKRAEATYLHNDAARLVEDIHATGRPVGIVTHCQQFLTDPVLDHLDIRDWFDTVVCCTEETGWKPDSAPVKRAISQLGLGGELLTDGGTSGVLAGDGESDIGAAWNAGLDGIHVERHGPEHRGRCVLGEYRVQTFDELLRSA; the protein is encoded by the coding sequence ATGGTCGCCGACAACTACGACTTCTGGCTGTTCGACCTCGATGGAACACTCGTCGATGCCGAGTGGTCGTACACGCGTGACGTGTTCGACCGGGTCGGCGACCGGTTAGGTCGCGAGTTTACCGACCGAGAGGCGGAGACAATCTGGCACGGGCTCGGTGGCGCACGCGACCCGACCCTTCGCGAGTGGGGTGTCGACCCTCAGGACTTCTGGCCTGCCTTCCACCGCGAAGAAGACCCGTCGAAGCGTGCCGAGGCGACGTACCTCCACAACGACGCCGCCCGACTGGTCGAAGACATCCACGCCACCGGCCGACCGGTCGGTATCGTCACGCACTGTCAGCAATTCCTGACCGACCCCGTGTTGGACCACCTCGACATCCGCGACTGGTTCGATACCGTCGTCTGCTGTACCGAAGAGACCGGGTGGAAACCCGACTCCGCACCGGTCAAGCGCGCCATCTCGCAACTCGGACTCGGCGGCGAACTCCTGACTGACGGCGGAACGTCCGGTGTCCTCGCCGGGGACGGCGAGAGCGACATCGGCGCGGCGTGGAACGCCGGCCTCGACGGCATCCACGTCGAACGACACGGCCCCGAACACCGTGGGCGATGTGTCCTCGGTGAGTATCGCGTCCAGACGTTCGACGAACTCCTCCGGTCGGCGTGA
- a CDS encoding response regulator, with translation MCSSRTVLHVDDDADMLALSEATFRQLDAVSLLTAATATEALQVLSSHPVDCVVSDSLVLPDGVPLVEALRQQDEEVPIVLFTAKEWSEVAGTASNAEVSEYVQKAGPDDFAAVLRHVDELVYGTGVEKSLTGGISAIAEALADHESATSEATLRLDQDWELIGQWLGEEELGIVVVESIESHAGLPAIEHPLYESIDADALEALLRPVLEDEERPGIEVRFPYGDYQLAITSSGDIFVRQAPDETLY, from the coding sequence ATGTGTAGCTCCCGGACGGTCCTCCACGTCGACGACGATGCCGATATGCTCGCGCTCTCAGAGGCGACGTTTCGGCAACTCGACGCTGTCTCTCTTCTCACCGCAGCAACAGCCACTGAAGCCCTCCAGGTCCTCTCGTCACACCCAGTGGACTGCGTCGTGAGTGACTCGCTGGTGCTCCCTGACGGCGTCCCACTCGTGGAAGCACTTCGGCAGCAGGACGAGGAGGTTCCCATCGTTCTGTTCACCGCGAAAGAGTGGTCTGAAGTCGCCGGCACCGCGTCCAACGCGGAGGTGTCCGAGTACGTCCAGAAGGCCGGCCCGGACGACTTTGCGGCGGTCCTTCGACACGTGGACGAACTCGTGTACGGTACCGGTGTTGAGAAGTCACTCACGGGTGGTATCTCGGCGATAGCCGAAGCACTCGCAGACCACGAGAGCGCCACCTCCGAGGCGACGCTTCGCCTCGACCAGGACTGGGAACTCATCGGTCAGTGGCTTGGTGAGGAAGAACTGGGTATCGTCGTCGTCGAGTCCATCGAGTCGCACGCTGGGCTTCCGGCTATCGAACATCCACTCTACGAATCTATCGACGCCGACGCACTCGAAGCGTTACTCCGGCCGGTCCTCGAAGACGAAGAACGACCCGGTATCGAGGTTCGGTTCCCGTACGGCGACTACCAACTCGCCATCACGAGTTCGGGCGACATCTTCGTTCGGCAGGCGCCCGACGAGACGCTCTACTGA
- a CDS encoding 4a-hydroxytetrahydrobiopterin dehydratase, with product MAEVLSEADVDERLNDEWERDGDEIVRVYEFDDYLDGVAFAASIGEVAEEEFHHPEITIRYKKVEVRLTSHEEGGITEKDLRLADLFDAEL from the coding sequence ATGGCCGAGGTACTCTCCGAAGCAGACGTCGACGAACGGTTGAACGACGAGTGGGAGCGTGACGGCGACGAAATCGTCCGTGTCTACGAGTTCGACGACTACCTCGACGGCGTCGCGTTCGCCGCGAGCATCGGCGAAGTCGCCGAAGAGGAGTTCCACCACCCCGAGATAACCATCCGGTACAAGAAGGTCGAAGTCCGCCTCACGAGTCACGAAGAAGGCGGCATCACCGAGAAGGACCTGCGTCTCGCCGACCTGTTCGACGCCGAGTTGTGA